From one Flavobacterium kingsejongi genomic stretch:
- a CDS encoding glycoside hydrolase family 16 protein gives MKKLFKHFGLFLMLALFVAGCQEDDKTFGSLDAPSNIKVTYEIMGKSAENPYGDGSGAVKFTATADNAVSFKYIFIDETKVTSGGIYTKRFNKNGINTYTVSVVANGKGGVTSNTSLEVTVFSNFSDPEAIDLLTNGASKTWYWAAAEPGHLGVGPNNSDTGANYLPGFYAAAPFEKAGSPDSSCLYENELTFTKDGEVLKYALDNHGKTFFNAGFGEAAGQALTGDLCVTYNTAGLKTVALGPSGSLVAPEHTRGTSMTFSDNGFMGYYIGTSTYEIISLTENRMVVRAIPGNDPSLAWYHTFSTQPPVQNPNPGTPEDFTNLVWSDEFETPGAPDPAYWSYNTGTGDNGWGNNEAQYYTNSATNVKVEGGVLKLTAKKEILNGSQYTSARIVTDAKFSFKYGKIVVRAKLPTGGGTWPAIWMLGQNYSTAIWPACGEIDMMEHKGNEPNVIHGTLHYPGHSGGNADTATTTITNASSEFHLYKIIWSATAIKFYVDDTLYHSYANTASSPYNNPFFIVLNVAMGGTFGGTIDPAFTQSTMEVDYVKVYQ, from the coding sequence ATGAAAAAGCTATTCAAACATTTCGGACTGTTCCTGATGCTGGCACTCTTTGTTGCTGGTTGCCAGGAAGACGATAAAACGTTCGGAAGCCTTGATGCTCCGTCCAATATCAAAGTGACCTATGAAATCATGGGAAAAAGTGCCGAAAATCCTTATGGGGATGGAAGTGGTGCTGTAAAATTCACTGCTACAGCGGACAATGCGGTAAGTTTCAAATACATCTTTATTGATGAAACCAAAGTCACTTCCGGTGGTATTTATACCAAGCGCTTTAATAAAAACGGAATCAATACTTATACGGTTTCTGTAGTTGCCAATGGTAAAGGTGGTGTTACCAGTAATACCTCGCTTGAAGTTACTGTTTTTAGTAATTTCTCTGATCCTGAAGCCATTGACCTTCTAACAAACGGTGCATCCAAAACCTGGTATTGGGCTGCTGCTGAGCCGGGTCATTTAGGAGTAGGCCCGAACAATAGTGATACAGGTGCCAATTACCTTCCTGGGTTTTATGCCGCTGCACCTTTTGAAAAAGCGGGGTCTCCGGACAGTAGCTGCCTGTATGAAAATGAGCTTACTTTTACCAAAGACGGTGAAGTCCTCAAATACGCTTTGGATAACCACGGCAAAACCTTCTTTAATGCTGGTTTTGGTGAAGCTGCCGGACAGGCACTTACGGGTGATTTATGTGTAACTTACAACACTGCCGGATTAAAAACGGTAGCCCTTGGCCCATCGGGATCATTAGTGGCACCGGAACATACAAGAGGAACTTCCATGACCTTCTCTGATAATGGTTTTATGGGGTATTATATTGGCACCAGTACTTATGAGATCATTTCACTTACCGAAAACCGAATGGTCGTTCGTGCCATCCCTGGAAATGACCCAAGCCTTGCCTGGTATCATACTTTCAGTACACAACCTCCGGTTCAGAACCCAAATCCAGGAACACCAGAAGATTTTACAAATCTGGTATGGTCTGATGAGTTTGAAACTCCAGGTGCACCAGATCCTGCTTACTGGTCGTATAACACTGGCACAGGAGACAATGGCTGGGGAAATAATGAAGCTCAATATTATACTAATTCCGCAACCAATGTGAAAGTTGAAGGCGGCGTATTGAAATTGACAGCTAAAAAAGAGATTTTAAATGGTTCTCAATATACCTCTGCCCGTATTGTTACTGATGCGAAGTTTAGTTTCAAATACGGTAAGATTGTCGTACGTGCCAAACTGCCAACCGGTGGTGGAACCTGGCCTGCGATATGGATGCTGGGCCAAAACTATTCTACAGCGATATGGCCTGCCTGTGGGGAAATCGATATGATGGAACATAAAGGCAATGAGCCGAATGTGATCCATGGTACGCTTCATTACCCGGGTCATTCCGGTGGCAATGCCGATACTGCCACTACGACGATTACAAATGCTTCATCAGAATTCCACCTGTATAAAATTATCTGGAGTGCTACTGCCATTAAGTTTTACGTTGATGATACCCTGTATCATTCGTATGCCAATACTGCCAGTTCTCCGTATAATAATCCGTTTTTCATTGTCCTCAACGTCGCTATGGGCGGTACTTTTGGAGGCACAATAGATCCGGCGTTCACGCAGTCTACTATGGAAGTGGATTATGTTAAAGTATATCAATAA
- the bglX gene encoding beta-glucosidase BglX has protein sequence MKNKFIALSLLATFIISQSCGKKTNSFASTPSKNNAIERKVDSVLRLMTLEEKVGQMNQYNGFWDVTGPTPAEGQAALKYENLKKGLVGSMLNVKGVKDTRALQKIAVEQTRLGIPLLFGFDVIHGYKTISPIPLAEAASWDMEAMRRSAEIAAAEAAASGLHWTFAPMVDISRDARWGRVMEGAGEDPYLGSQIAIARVKGFQGDHFTEFSVAACTKHFAGYAFAESGRDYNTVDISDNTLHNIILPPFKATVEAGVKTFMNSFNELEGIPATGNAYLQRELLKKEWNFDGFVVSDWGSLAEMIPHGYAKDLKQATEFAANAGSDMDMESYGYVTYLAGLVKEGKVSEAHINDAVRRILKLKFELGLFDNPYKYCDEAREKATIGKPEFQEGVLDMARKSIVLLKNDKELLPLRKTGQKIAVIGALANDKTSPLGSWRIGADDNTAISVLEGLAKYPGNTITYEKGADVVTGPTLFPKELNINTTDKSGFDKAVALAKKSDVVVMVLGEHGLHSGEGRSRSELDLPGVQQELLEAVYAVNPNIVLVLNNGRPLALPWADAHIPAIVEAWQLGTQSGNAIAQVLYGDYNPSGKLPMTFPRNVGQVPIYYNHKNTGRPSTNDPQSVFWSHYTDVSNTPLYPFGYGLSYAKFAYSDLKISAPSFSGDGKLTVTVKVKNTSKVTGKEVVQLYIRDLFASVTRPVKELKGFELTEIKAGETKTISFTIDQKLISFYTANKKWEAEPGDFKVMIGGSSATVLEADFNYTH, from the coding sequence ATGAAAAATAAATTTATAGCACTATCCCTATTAGCCACCTTCATTATTTCACAAAGCTGTGGAAAGAAAACCAACAGCTTTGCTTCTACTCCATCTAAAAACAATGCTATTGAGCGCAAAGTAGATTCGGTACTCCGATTGATGACCCTTGAGGAAAAGGTTGGCCAAATGAACCAATACAATGGTTTTTGGGACGTTACAGGTCCCACTCCTGCAGAAGGCCAGGCTGCCTTAAAATATGAAAACCTGAAGAAAGGTTTGGTCGGCTCGATGCTGAATGTCAAAGGTGTCAAAGATACCAGGGCTTTACAAAAAATAGCCGTAGAACAAACCCGCCTGGGTATTCCCCTGCTTTTTGGTTTTGATGTTATCCATGGGTATAAAACGATTAGCCCGATTCCGTTGGCAGAAGCCGCGAGTTGGGATATGGAAGCCATGCGACGATCCGCTGAAATTGCTGCGGCAGAAGCAGCTGCTTCCGGGCTTCACTGGACTTTTGCCCCGATGGTAGACATTTCCCGCGATGCCCGATGGGGTCGTGTGATGGAAGGAGCCGGGGAAGATCCGTACCTGGGAAGCCAAATCGCAATTGCCCGTGTCAAAGGATTCCAGGGAGACCATTTTACTGAATTTTCTGTGGCTGCCTGTACCAAACATTTTGCAGGCTATGCCTTTGCCGAATCCGGACGGGATTACAATACTGTCGATATTAGTGATAATACACTGCACAATATCATCTTACCCCCTTTTAAAGCCACTGTTGAAGCCGGTGTAAAGACGTTCATGAATTCATTCAATGAACTGGAAGGCATCCCCGCGACTGGTAATGCCTACCTGCAACGGGAGCTCTTAAAAAAAGAATGGAACTTTGACGGATTTGTTGTTTCCGATTGGGGATCTCTTGCCGAAATGATTCCGCATGGCTATGCCAAAGACCTGAAACAAGCAACGGAGTTCGCTGCCAATGCCGGTTCTGATATGGACATGGAATCCTATGGCTATGTTACCTACCTTGCCGGTTTGGTAAAAGAAGGAAAAGTATCCGAAGCCCATATCAATGATGCGGTACGCCGGATCCTCAAACTAAAATTTGAATTAGGCTTGTTTGACAATCCGTATAAATATTGTGATGAGGCCCGCGAGAAAGCCACTATTGGCAAACCGGAATTCCAGGAAGGTGTACTTGATATGGCCCGGAAATCAATCGTCTTATTAAAGAATGATAAAGAACTGCTCCCTTTGCGTAAGACAGGACAAAAAATTGCTGTAATCGGTGCGTTAGCCAATGACAAAACAAGTCCGTTGGGAAGCTGGAGAATCGGTGCTGACGATAATACTGCTATTTCCGTATTGGAAGGACTGGCAAAATACCCTGGAAATACCATTACCTATGAAAAAGGTGCTGATGTGGTAACCGGACCTACGCTGTTCCCCAAAGAACTGAACATCAATACCACAGACAAAAGTGGTTTTGACAAAGCGGTGGCGCTGGCCAAAAAATCGGATGTGGTTGTTATGGTTTTAGGAGAACACGGACTGCATTCCGGTGAAGGCCGAAGCCGAAGTGAACTCGACCTCCCCGGTGTACAACAGGAACTGCTGGAAGCTGTTTACGCGGTTAATCCTAACATCGTTTTGGTATTAAACAATGGGCGCCCTTTAGCCCTACCCTGGGCCGATGCCCATATTCCAGCTATAGTGGAAGCCTGGCAGCTGGGTACACAAAGTGGCAATGCGATTGCACAGGTATTGTATGGTGATTACAACCCCAGCGGCAAATTACCGATGACCTTTCCAAGAAATGTGGGCCAGGTTCCTATTTACTACAATCATAAAAATACCGGACGCCCAAGTACTAATGATCCACAAAGTGTATTCTGGTCCCATTATACCGATGTTTCCAATACACCGCTTTATCCTTTCGGATATGGCTTAAGCTATGCTAAATTCGCGTATTCTGACTTAAAAATTAGTGCCCCTTCTTTTTCCGGTGATGGAAAACTTACTGTGACAGTCAAGGTTAAAAATACCAGTAAAGTTACTGGTAAAGAAGTAGTACAATTGTATATCCGTGATTTGTTTGCGAGTGTCACACGCCCGGTAAAAGAACTGAAAGGTTTTGAGTTGACGGAAATTAAAGCAGGAGAGACCAAAACAATCTCTTTTACTATTGATCAAAAGTTAATCTCCTTTTACACCGCCAATAAAAAATGGGAAGCTGAACCTGGCGATTTCAAAGTAATGATCGGCGGAAGCTCTGCTACTGTACTGGAAGCTGATTTTAATTACACACACTAA
- the kdsA gene encoding 3-deoxy-8-phosphooctulonate synthase, whose product MNLQDIPQIKHLDSDNFFLLAGPCAIEGEEMALRIAEKIVSITDALLIPYVFKGSFKKANRSRIDSFSGIGDEKALKILRKVSETFGVPTVTDIHTNEDAEMAAEYVDVLQIPAFLVRQTDLVVAAANTGKVVNLKKGQFMSPESMKHAVQKVIDSQNNKVMVTDRGTMFGYQDMIVDYRGIPTMREFATTVLDVTHSLQQPNQTAGVTGGRPDMIETIAKAGIAVGVDGIFIETHFDPAHAKSDGANMLHLDYFENLMKKLVAIRKTVNSF is encoded by the coding sequence ATGAATTTACAAGATATACCACAGATTAAGCATTTAGACAGCGATAATTTTTTCCTTTTAGCCGGACCCTGTGCTATTGAAGGCGAAGAAATGGCACTTAGAATAGCCGAAAAAATCGTCTCTATTACTGATGCCTTACTAATCCCTTATGTTTTCAAAGGTTCTTTCAAAAAGGCTAACCGTTCCCGGATCGACAGTTTCTCTGGAATCGGGGATGAAAAAGCATTAAAAATCCTGCGCAAAGTTTCCGAAACTTTTGGTGTTCCTACAGTGACTGACATTCATACGAATGAAGATGCTGAAATGGCTGCGGAATATGTAGATGTATTACAGATCCCTGCCTTTTTAGTACGCCAGACAGATCTTGTGGTAGCCGCTGCGAATACGGGTAAAGTCGTGAACCTGAAGAAAGGGCAATTCATGAGTCCGGAAAGCATGAAACATGCGGTTCAGAAAGTTATCGATTCACAAAACAATAAAGTTATGGTAACCGATCGTGGTACCATGTTTGGTTACCAGGATATGATTGTTGATTATCGCGGTATCCCTACCATGCGTGAATTTGCCACTACTGTACTGGATGTAACACATTCCCTGCAACAGCCAAATCAGACTGCAGGAGTGACCGGCGGAAGACCTGATATGATCGAAACAATTGCCAAAGCAGGAATTGCTGTAGGTGTAGACGGCATCTTTATCGAAACCCATTTTGATCCAGCACATGCTAAAAGTGATGGTGCGAACATGCTGCACCTGGATTATTTCGAAAACCTGATGAAAAAGCTTGTCGCAATACGAAAAACAGTTAACTCATTCTAA
- a CDS encoding DUF6691 family protein, whose product MKLIKFLLTGVLFGIVMTKSEAVSWYRIYEMFQFQSFHMYGIIMTAIVTGVIGIQLIKRNKIKSIEGKDIIIPDKNKGFTGYMLGGLCFGLGWGLAGTCPGPIFTLLGAGVWGVLYVLAGALIGTFIYGLLKSKLPH is encoded by the coding sequence ATGAAATTAATAAAATTTTTATTGACAGGTGTTCTTTTTGGTATTGTGATGACAAAATCGGAAGCTGTTTCCTGGTACAGGATTTATGAAATGTTTCAGTTTCAGTCCTTTCACATGTATGGTATCATTATGACTGCTATTGTAACGGGTGTTATTGGTATCCAATTGATCAAAAGAAATAAAATAAAAAGCATAGAAGGGAAGGACATCATAATCCCTGACAAAAATAAGGGTTTTACCGGCTATATGTTGGGAGGCTTATGTTTTGGATTAGGATGGGGACTTGCAGGAACCTGCCCGGGACCTATTTTTACTTTACTGGGTGCCGGAGTTTGGGGCGTACTGTATGTATTGGCCGGAGCACTAATCGGGACATTTATTTACGGATTGCTAAAATCTAAATTACCGCATTAA
- a CDS encoding 2-dehydro-3-deoxyphosphooctonate aldolase: MKILEMKTKFILCAFVAVLSTSCLSTKSTLQNVDDSAKVPELLDKETYKLTDFSKNEKYAYDEDYPVNVGFGKLADGPLNERRFLNALAGPKGEKITYTRIGSCCPFPSNKSELGGGLIDQYEIVWEGQTKPVTLYLNMYEKGKVEVPVGFTLKKK, translated from the coding sequence ATGAAAATCCTCGAAATGAAAACCAAATTCATCCTTTGCGCTTTTGTAGCCGTATTATCCACTTCCTGCCTGAGTACTAAGTCTACACTTCAAAATGTAGATGACAGCGCAAAAGTTCCGGAGTTACTGGATAAGGAAACCTACAAGCTTACTGACTTCAGCAAAAATGAAAAATATGCTTATGATGAGGATTACCCGGTAAATGTTGGCTTCGGAAAACTTGCTGATGGCCCATTGAACGAACGCCGGTTCCTGAATGCACTTGCAGGCCCTAAAGGGGAAAAAATTACCTATACCCGCATTGGCAGCTGTTGCCCTTTTCCTTCTAATAAAAGTGAACTCGGAGGTGGCCTTATCGACCAATATGAAATCGTTTGGGAAGGGCAGACAAAACCTGTAACCCTCTACCTCAACATGTACGAAAAAGGAAAAGTAGAAGTTCCGGTAGGATTTACCTTAAAAAAGAAATAA
- a CDS encoding winged helix-turn-helix domain-containing protein, translating into MKNILKNINKAFDHRIRLGIMSVLMVNESADFTTLKELLGVTDGNLASHAKALEAEAYIIVEKQFIGRKPNTRYVATQLGKKAFQEHIEALEKLIQNS; encoded by the coding sequence TTGAAAAATATCCTTAAAAATATCAATAAAGCATTCGATCACAGGATCAGGCTCGGAATCATGTCGGTTCTGATGGTCAATGAATCTGCTGATTTTACTACGCTCAAAGAATTGCTGGGTGTCACTGATGGAAACCTGGCTAGCCATGCCAAAGCCCTGGAAGCAGAAGCATATATTATCGTGGAAAAACAATTTATTGGCAGGAAGCCCAATACGCGCTATGTAGCTACACAACTTGGAAAAAAAGCATTCCAGGAACACATTGAAGCACTTGAAAAATTAATCCAGAATAGTTAA
- a CDS encoding glycoside hydrolase family 16 protein, with protein sequence MRKIAVLFVLLPFLGLAQSQKRKLVWEENFNGTSLNPKVWTIETGDGCPNCGWGNNERQLYDAQSHKVSNGFLVITATKKEDHYASTRINTKGKKEFQYGRMEARAKLPVGQGIWPAFWMLGKNISTVGWPKAGEIDILEYIGREPHMVFTSLHTEASHGNTVNTKKTRIENIEEGFHVYAVEWTKDKMDFFVDDKLVYTFEPEVKTEATWPFDQPFYFIVNMAVGGNFGGPEVDDRIFPQEYTVDYIRVYQ encoded by the coding sequence ATGAGAAAAATAGCCGTACTATTTGTGCTCCTGCCCTTCCTGGGACTGGCACAAAGCCAAAAAAGAAAACTGGTATGGGAAGAAAATTTTAACGGAACAAGCCTGAACCCAAAAGTCTGGACCATTGAAACCGGTGACGGATGCCCCAATTGCGGATGGGGCAATAATGAGCGCCAGCTTTATGATGCACAGAGCCATAAAGTCAGCAATGGCTTTTTAGTGATCACCGCAACTAAAAAGGAAGATCATTATGCCTCGACACGGATTAATACTAAAGGAAAAAAAGAATTCCAATATGGGCGTATGGAAGCCCGGGCCAAACTTCCTGTAGGACAGGGCATCTGGCCTGCCTTTTGGATGTTGGGAAAAAACATTTCGACAGTAGGCTGGCCTAAAGCAGGTGAAATCGATATCCTCGAATACATAGGGCGTGAACCTCATATGGTATTTACGTCACTACATACTGAGGCAAGCCATGGCAATACTGTAAATACTAAAAAAACAAGGATTGAAAACATTGAAGAAGGATTCCATGTTTATGCCGTAGAGTGGACCAAAGACAAAATGGACTTTTTTGTAGACGACAAGCTGGTCTATACTTTTGAGCCTGAAGTAAAAACGGAGGCAACATGGCCATTCGACCAGCCCTTTTATTTTATTGTGAATATGGCTGTAGGGGGCAACTTCGGGGGCCCTGAAGTGGATGATCGTATTTTTCCACAGGAATATACCGTTGATTACATCCGGGTGTACCAATAA
- a CDS encoding T9SS type A sorting domain-containing protein — protein sequence MKKNLLSFLLVFSAQYMLPQTTPKTYELLAVAEGNFGTPNGDIFTVGTHATGTPEVNAKIYQNANNTTGFDVLQDFQIIGNKAVLLSKAAGFRVVIADYPSLNHIATLTGLGGPQTLAAAGTAKAYLGSSNPNAIYSIDLTNNVATAVADPNAVINGTASYMVYADGYIYAALSSKIVKIDVATNTVAAVIQPNAGTVAGLQYDAANNIIWILGKVSGTSVVIKMQSNGANELAAPVTLTGVTNATQLRLGNHKLYFLSGKNVHAYDAAAPGTTATFVYTSTLTGSWDFAYGKSFDVDAESGDFVIGSASAFTSGSKYEIVNGTDFTLIESGSIEGCMGVNEFMLKTFDGTLSIQHPVANEIVQAIYPNPVRSLLNIDLKSDNNAIYSVTLISQLGVTVKNTAGITNGQCKLDVSGLSAGIYIVRITDTVTNTTIVRKVIVQ from the coding sequence ATGAAAAAAAATTTACTCAGTTTTTTACTTGTATTTAGTGCGCAATACATGCTGCCGCAAACAACCCCAAAAACCTATGAACTGCTTGCAGTAGCAGAAGGGAATTTTGGAACACCCAATGGCGATATTTTTACAGTAGGCACACATGCAACCGGCACTCCGGAGGTAAACGCAAAAATATATCAGAATGCCAACAATACTACAGGATTTGACGTATTACAGGATTTTCAGATTATAGGTAACAAAGCCGTATTGTTATCCAAAGCCGCCGGATTTCGTGTCGTCATTGCGGATTATCCTTCCTTGAACCATATCGCTACGCTAACGGGCCTGGGTGGACCACAGACACTGGCAGCAGCGGGTACTGCTAAAGCATACCTCGGTTCAAGTAACCCCAATGCCATTTACAGTATTGACCTCACAAATAATGTAGCCACTGCTGTTGCCGACCCTAATGCAGTAATCAATGGAACGGCAAGTTACATGGTTTATGCTGACGGTTATATCTATGCTGCATTGAGTTCCAAAATCGTTAAGATCGATGTAGCAACCAACACTGTAGCAGCTGTGATTCAGCCGAATGCAGGAACTGTAGCGGGATTGCAATACGATGCTGCCAATAATATCATTTGGATATTAGGCAAGGTAAGTGGTACTTCGGTAGTGATAAAAATGCAAAGTAATGGAGCCAATGAGCTGGCAGCACCAGTAACTCTTACCGGAGTAACCAATGCCACACAACTGCGACTGGGCAATCATAAACTCTATTTCCTTTCCGGTAAGAATGTGCATGCTTATGATGCAGCTGCTCCGGGAACAACCGCAACATTTGTATACACCAGTACGCTAACAGGCTCCTGGGATTTTGCTTATGGAAAATCATTTGATGTAGATGCTGAAAGCGGGGATTTCGTCATTGGAAGTGCCAGTGCTTTTACTTCCGGATCCAAATATGAAATTGTCAATGGCACCGATTTTACGCTGATCGAATCAGGTAGCATAGAGGGCTGTATGGGTGTGAATGAATTCATGCTTAAAACATTTGATGGAACTTTAAGCATCCAGCATCCGGTAGCGAATGAGATCGTACAGGCCATTTATCCGAACCCGGTACGCAGCCTATTGAACATTGACCTGAAATCAGATAATAATGCAATTTACTCCGTAACATTGATCAGCCAGCTAGGGGTAACGGTTAAGAATACTGCCGGCATTACGAATGGGCAATGTAAATTGGATGTTTCCGGACTGAGTGCAGGGATTTACATCGTAAGAATTACCGACACCGTGACGAATACCACTATAGTACGAAAAGTAATCGTACAATAA
- a CDS encoding YeeE/YedE family protein, producing MEIIYGTWPWYVSGFLIGATMLLLVYFGKTFGMSSNLRTMCSMLGAGKVSDFFRFDWKAQKWNLVVVIGVIIGGFIAQNYLSDGSGVQLNPKTNAQLVAMGIDEPNGKLVPDAMFGPATLQSPVVIGILIVGGILIGFGTRYAGGCTSGHAITGLSNLQIPSLIAVIGFFIGGLIMSHFLLPLILQLI from the coding sequence ATGGAAATAATTTATGGAACCTGGCCGTGGTATGTGTCAGGATTTCTGATAGGAGCTACGATGCTACTACTGGTTTATTTTGGAAAAACCTTCGGTATGTCTTCGAATCTGAGGACAATGTGCTCTATGTTAGGAGCTGGAAAGGTTTCTGATTTTTTCCGTTTTGACTGGAAAGCACAAAAATGGAATCTGGTAGTTGTTATTGGAGTAATTATCGGTGGATTTATTGCCCAAAATTATCTTTCTGATGGCAGTGGGGTGCAACTTAATCCCAAGACCAATGCACAATTGGTTGCCATGGGTATCGATGAACCGAATGGGAAATTAGTGCCGGATGCGATGTTTGGTCCAGCAACACTGCAATCCCCGGTGGTAATAGGTATTTTGATCGTAGGGGGAATACTCATCGGTTTTGGGACCCGTTATGCCGGAGGCTGTACTTCGGGACATGCAATTACCGGATTAAGCAACCTTCAGATCCCTTCGCTGATTGCCGTTATTGGTTTTTTCATTGGCGGGCTGATCATGTCTCATTTTCTTTTACCCCTTATACTTCAACTGATATGA
- a CDS encoding PKD domain-containing protein yields MRKLTLIVSFVFASLLLGCNTDDDSSIDAVNNAAAPANLSGLFTITQDNSGLVTIEPRGDGLVKYEVFFGDTTINPTEVTPGQTVNHVYAEGQYNVKIVATGITGKTAEVILPLTVAFVAPENLVVTVAPVTGDTFSINVSAVADFETFFEVWYGEDPNQLPVQFMQGQTVTHTYAATGTYQVKVVAYSGGVATAEQIVPVSITNPVVLPITFENASLNYAFLDFGGVATSKVANPDISGINQSATVGKLIKTNGAEVWSGTTMVLDAPIPFSPTQNKFRVKVWSPQSGITVKLKIENLTDANTNFEVDQQTTTSNAWEYLTYDFSAVNMDNSYSKVVLFFNFGTNGTGETYYFDDIRLTDGAEPKILPLTFESTTLDYALGGFGQAVATKIANPHQAGINTSANVVQLTKPNGAEVWAGTAITLTEPIDFSAYHKIKVKVWSPQAGIIVLLKLENSGNTGINIELPVTTTVANDWEEITYDFSGINNNNNYQNIVLFFDFGNAGTGANYYFDDIKLSN; encoded by the coding sequence ATGAGAAAACTAACACTAATAGTCTCTTTTGTCTTTGCCTCCCTCCTTTTAGGGTGCAATACGGATGATGATAGCAGCATTGATGCTGTAAATAATGCTGCAGCTCCAGCCAATTTATCAGGTCTCTTTACCATTACCCAGGACAACTCCGGATTGGTTACTATTGAGCCCCGGGGCGATGGACTGGTTAAATACGAGGTATTCTTTGGAGATACCACAATCAATCCTACCGAAGTGACTCCGGGACAAACTGTAAACCACGTGTATGCAGAAGGTCAATACAATGTCAAAATTGTGGCTACCGGGATTACCGGAAAAACAGCTGAGGTCATCCTTCCTTTGACGGTTGCTTTTGTAGCGCCGGAAAACCTGGTTGTGACTGTAGCACCGGTAACTGGGGATACTTTTTCAATCAATGTATCTGCAGTTGCTGATTTTGAGACGTTTTTTGAAGTATGGTATGGTGAAGACCCTAACCAGCTTCCGGTTCAGTTTATGCAGGGACAAACGGTAACCCATACCTATGCTGCTACAGGAACCTACCAGGTAAAAGTGGTAGCTTACAGTGGTGGAGTGGCTACTGCCGAACAAATTGTTCCGGTATCAATCACAAATCCTGTAGTACTTCCAATCACTTTTGAAAATGCTTCCCTAAATTATGCTTTCCTTGATTTTGGTGGTGTGGCAACGAGTAAAGTCGCTAATCCTGATATTTCAGGCATAAACCAAAGTGCTACCGTTGGAAAACTAATCAAAACCAACGGTGCAGAAGTTTGGTCAGGCACCACCATGGTACTGGATGCCCCGATTCCGTTTAGCCCGACACAGAATAAGTTCAGGGTAAAAGTATGGTCTCCACAAAGTGGTATTACCGTAAAATTGAAAATTGAAAACCTAACGGATGCCAACACGAATTTTGAAGTAGACCAGCAAACGACTACAAGCAATGCCTGGGAATACCTTACGTACGATTTCTCTGCGGTAAATATGGACAATAGCTATTCTAAAGTTGTACTATTCTTTAATTTTGGTACGAATGGTACAGGCGAAACGTATTATTTTGATGATATCCGCCTGACAGATGGTGCAGAACCAAAAATCCTGCCCCTGACTTTTGAATCTACTACCCTGGATTACGCCTTAGGTGGCTTTGGACAGGCCGTTGCTACTAAAATAGCGAATCCGCACCAAGCAGGCATCAATACGAGTGCAAATGTGGTACAACTGACAAAACCTAACGGTGCAGAAGTATGGGCCGGGACAGCAATCACGCTGACAGAACCTATTGATTTTTCTGCTTATCATAAGATCAAAGTAAAAGTATGGTCCCCACAAGCCGGTATCATAGTTTTATTAAAACTGGAAAATTCCGGCAATACCGGAATCAATATTGAGCTTCCTGTTACTACAACTGTGGCCAATGACTGGGAAGAAATCACGTATGATTTTTCAGGAATAAACAATAACAACAATTACCAGAATATCGTATTGTTCTTTGATTTTGGCAATGCCGGAACCGGAGCGAACTACTATTTTGATGATATCAAACTTTCAAATTAA